A region of the Neomicrococcus lactis genome:
CAGCGCGACGCAAGAGTTCGTCGTCGTGCTCGCCATTGATACGGCCTACGCCCGCGACAATCAGGATGTCGGCGTCCATGCTTTCGAGGCTTGGCAAGCGGTGCACATCGTCAGCCTTGCCGGCGACGCCGAGGGAGCGGAAAGAAGCTTCCAAAGCCTGCGCGTCGACAGCTGACAAGGGGGAACCCAGAAGCTGTGGGCCCTCGGCGGTCTGGCGAGCCGCAACCACCAAAGCATCCGTGCGGTGCTTCTTCAGATCGGCGGAAATCGCGGAAAGTGTGAGGTCTGAATTCTTTTTCACGAAGTGTGAACCTTCTATCTACATCTCGGAAAGTGCGTGGCCTAGCCACGACGTCCATTAATTGCCTGCATCACAGTTAAGTCGACCTTACATTTATTCAGCACTTCTTGCGGAAATGCGCGCCGATTGCGGGACGGAAACCATCGTGAATGAGCAACGCCACAGGCGGGGGGAGACGTCAGCCAACTAGAATGGAATGTATTTCGAATTCCAGACGTTGAACTACTACTGGAATGCGCGCACGCGAGTATCGACAAGGAGGTGCCTTATGGATCCGATGGATCTTGTAAAAGTGGATGAGCAGGTGGCGAAGACCCTTCGCGGTCAAAACCTCGACATGTTGGTGCTTCTTGATGGGCACATGGATGCCGGTCACGCGCTCTCTCAGATTCGCGAAACTCTCTTGGACGAATTGCCGGCTCGAAATGTAGCTATTTTTGACGCGGACTCGCTGATTGACCATACGTCTCGGCGACCTCGTATTACGTTCGACAACGGCCAGTTCGTTGATTACGCACCCCACCGCATTGCTATTGACGCATTGACGGATGGTTTGGGCCGTGACTTCTTGGTCCTTTCCGGACCGGAGCCAAGCCTGCACTGGGAGCGCGTTAGTGCGGCCATGTCTTGGTTGCACAACAACTTGGGCATCAACCGTACGGCGTTCTTGGGTGCTGTCCCGATGCCGGTTCCGCACACGCGTCCTATCACGGGAACCGTTCACGGCAACTCTGCTGCTCCGGACGGTGGCGCCCCACAGTGGCCAACGCCCATCGTGGTCCCGGCATCCTTGTCTCAAGTGATCCAGGTGTCGCTCGAATCTGACGGTAAAAAGACCATCGGCTTCACAATGCATGTGCCGCACTACTTATCAGATAACCAGTATCCGAAAGCCGCATTGGGCGGTCTAGAGTACATGGGGGCGGCGCTTGGTTTGGCGTTGCCTACCGATGAATTGCGTGAACAGGGGCGGGACGTTGAATCAAAGATCGCGGAGCAGGTTGCAGCCAGCCCCGAGATTCAAGCAATGGTCCAAAACATTGAAGAGCAATTCGATTCGCATCGCGAAGGCATGCGTACTCAGTCGTTGCTCCTCGAAGGCGGCGAAGTTCCAGACGGCGAGTCCATCGCAGCTGCGGCTTCAGAGTTCCTTCGGCTCGAATTGGAAGAGCGGAAGAGCGATCCGTCTCCAGAGCACGACGGCGATCACACGGCCTAGCGCTATCAGCCAGAGCTTCGTATGGCTTCCGTTGGTTTCCTCCTTGAGTGGGAGTGCCGCATGAGCATCGAGAGTTCGGGCCCCAAAAAATACTTAGATACCCGCGTCTCCTGGATTGTCTGGAGCGCGGGCGTTTTTGCGTACCTCGTGGCTGTCACGCAGCGCACCAGCTTTGGCGTGGCGGGTCTTGACGCCACCGAGCGCTTCCACGCGAGCGCCGCGATTCTTTCCGTCTTCACGGTGCTTCAATATCTGGTCTATGCCGGAATGCAGATCCCGGTGGGAATTCTCGTGGACCGTTTTGGGCCACGCTTCATGGTCACTGCTGGCGCGACGTTGATGTGCGCCGGTCAGACCGTATTGGCCGTCGCTGATCATGTGAGCTTGGGCTATGTGGGCCGCGCTTTGGTAGGCGCCGGCGATGCCATGACGTTTATTTCCGTGCTGCGTTTGCTGCCGGCCTGGTTCTCCAACAAACGCATTCCCGTGTTGAACCAAGTCACCGGCATGGTGGGCCAAATTGGCCAGCTCTTGTCCTTGGTTCCTTTTGCTGCCTTCCTGCATGTGGCGGGATGGACGTCGTCGTTCTTGTCGCTCGCTGCGTTGTCGCTACTGGCCGTCATTCTGTCGTTCTCCTTGATTCGAGACATGCCGCCGGAAGTGCGCGCCGCTCGAGGGATCTCGGGTCCTCGACTCAAGGTCCGCACCATGCTGTCCGGCGCGGTGAGGGAACCTGCCACCCGCTTGGGATTCTGGACGCACTGGACCACAAGCTTTGGTCTGCACGTGGTGTTGATGGCGTGGGGCTATCCGTTTTTGGTCGCCGGGCAAGGCTTGGATCCGGCCGCGGCTTCTGGGCTGCTGTCCATCTTTGTGGTCATGGGTTTCATTGCCGGTCCCGTCGTTGGATCGCTGACGGCGCGCTATCCGATCCGCCGCTCCACCATGGCGCTTGGCAGCGCGTGGTTCTCGATCCTTTCGTGGACTGCCGTCATCTTGTGGCCGGGTAAGGCGCCGTTGGCATTGCTCATCATCTTGTTCGTGGCTCTGGCCGTGGGTGGCCCAATGTCCATGATCGGCTTCGACTTCGCGCGCAGCTTCAACTCTCCACGCATCATTGGCACCGCCACGGGCGTGGTGAACGTTGGCGGCTTCTTGGGTGCACTGCTCAGCATTGGTGCGATTGGCGTGGTGCTCGACCTCGTTCGGGCGGCCTCCGGTCCGGACGCTCCGCTCTACACGCTGGACAGCTTCCGCATGGCGTTCGCCTTCCTCTACATTCCCTATTTCATGGGTCTGTTCTTCATGTGGCGCCTGCGCAAACGCGTGCGATCCCGCATGGTGGAAGAAGACGGCGTCGCCATTAAGCCGTTGCATCGCCTGATCTACGCTGGCTACCTCCAGCGTCGCCAGCGCAAGCGCCGCCATATGTAGGCTGCGGCGTCACCCACAATTAGATTTTTTGAGGACGACGCCGCAGCTCGTCCACATTTCTTGTCTTTCCGAAATCTGTGGTCCAGTGATGCGGGAATTCTGGAGTCATGACTACTCCATCAGATGTTCTTCGCATTACTGACGCGGCAGGAATTCTTGCCGCCATTCCACATCAGCTTCGTTTTCAACCCGCCGAGTCACTCGTGGTGGTCCTTGCTACGGACGACCACTGGCTCGCCACCGCCCGAGTCGACTTGCCTGCTCCTGACGCGGGAGGCGTGACAGAGTTCGACTATTTTGAGGCGGTCGCGGACAAGGTCACGGCGGTCTCTTCTATGACCCGAGTGTTTTTGGCTGCCTACTCCGAGCGCTCGGACGCGGCCCGTCTCGTTGCCGCCGCGGCCCACAGTTTTGTGGATCATGATGTGCGGGTGGTGGACACCTGGCTCGTTACTGCTGAAGCGTGGTTCACGCTGACGTGTTTCCACGGTGAATGCCAGCGTGGATATTGCGAATTCGCCGAGGCCCAAAAACTTGAATTGATCAATCTCCATGAAGCTCACCTGCACAACATCGTGCGGGGTAGCGCGCCAACAGAAGGGCCAGTGGTGCCAAGCTCGCGAGTGATCTGGCAACGCCGTGATGCGGTACGGCGTCACGTGGCAGAGTTCGTGCAACAAGGGGTCTTTGACTTCGAGCGGGCAGAGATCTTGCTGCTGTGGCTCGAATATCAAGAACTGCCGCTTATGACCTCGCTCGTCCGTTTGCAAGAACGGCCCGAAGTGTTGGGGCGACTGCTGGCTTCTCTGCATGATATTCACGTGAGAGATGCCGTCATGACCTCCTTCTTGGTCTCTGATGGTGACGTGCGGCACTTCGCATCCCTCATGCCGTATGACCTCGCCGAAGATTGCACGTATCTGGATGCCATGGCCACCACGAGCGCACTCGGAAGCGGAACTCCGCGTTGGGATCGAGTGGACCGCTGCGCGGAGCTGGCACAAGAGATGCTGTCCGCGGCTGAAGGGCGGGAGCTGACAGCCTTGCTATCGATTCTCAGCTGGGTGGACTGGATGCGGGGCCGGGGTAGCAGCGCTCTTGCCATTGCCCAACAAGCTCTCAAGAATGATGAGAACTATTCCTTGGCGAGCCTCATGGAGGACATTGTTGCTTCCGGTTATCAACCGCACTGGGTGACAGAGCCTGGCCAAGCGTGGCGCGGAAATAAGTAACTAGCGTTACGTGTCTTCAGTTCACGTAATCTCGTAGTTTCGTGAGAGACTTTAAGCCGCAGACCCGGTTGGGTTCGTGCTTGTCAAGGAATTTTCTGAAAATCTTTCGTGAATTCGGGAACATTCCTTGCGACTGAGGCGTTGCAATATGTCAGACCCTTCAGTCGGTAGTTGCCATGTGCAACGGCGCGGACTTGACAGGGTCATAGTGGTGTTACCCCTATTGTGACGCCACGCACGCTCGCGAGAAAGGTTATTCGTGCCAACTAAGACCCGGCAGACAGTCGCTGAACAGGTCGACGAATCGCAACTGACGCCTCAACAAAAGTCGGCAATCACGCGACGTAAGAACAAGGAAGCTGCAGCTTCAGCTGCGGGTACCGCGGCAACGGATGAAGGTGCCGCACAGAAGCCTGCTGCGAAGACCACCACTCGTAAGACGGCCGCTAAGTCGACGACTGCCAAGGCAGCGACGGCGGATGCTGCTGAAAAGCCAGCTGCTAAGCGTGGTCGTAAGTCCACGAAGGCTGAAGCTCCAGCTGTTGCGGACGACGTCGAAGTAACTGAAACTGTAGAGGACGTCCACGAAGACGCCGAGCCAGAAGTCATCGATGATGCCGACGTCCCAGATGTAGAGGACGTTGCTGCCGACGACGACTCCGCTGACGATGAGGATTCTGACAAGAAGGACGACGAAGACGAAGAGTCTTCGGAAGTTCAGGCTTCTCGCGCTGAAGAGCGTGGCGGCTTTGTCATCTCCAACGTTGACGACGATGCTCCCGTAGCTCAGGTCACGGTGTCCGGCGCAACTGCCGACCCCGTCAAGGACTACTTGAAGTTGATCGGCAAGGTTGCCTTGTTGAACGCAGAGCAAGAAGTTGATCTTGCCTTGCGCATCGAGGCGGGCCTTTATGCAGAGCACAAGCTTGCTGAATTGCCAGACGACGCCGAGAAGCGTCATCGCTGGGATCTTGAACAGATCATCCACGACGGCAAGATCGCTAAGAACCACTTGCTTGAAGCAAACCTTCGCCTCGTTGTGTCGCTCGCAAAGCGTTACACCGGTCGCGGCATGCTCTTCTTGGACTTGATCCAGGAAGGCAACCTCGGTTTGATCCGTGCAGTTGAGAAGTTCGACTACACCAAGGGCTTCAAGTTCTCCACGTACGCAACGTGGTGGATCCGTCAGGCGATCACCCGCGCGATGGCTGACCAGGCTCGTACCATTCGTATTCCGGTCCACATGGTGGAAGTCATCAACAAGCTTGCCCGCGTGCAGCGCCAGATGCTTCAGGACTTGGGTCGCGAACCAACCCCAGAAGAGTTGGCAAAGGAACTGGACATGACGCCTGAAAAGGTTGTCGAGGTTCAGAAGTATGGTCGCGAGCCAATTTCCTTGCACACGCCTCTGGGCGAAGATGGCGACTCCGAGTTCGGTGACCTCATTGAGGACTCCGAAGCCGTTGTCCCAGCTGATGCTGTGTCCTTCACCTTGCTGCAGGAGCAGTTGCACTCCGTGCTTGACACGCTTTCTGAGCGTGAAGCAGGCGTAGTCGCAATGCGCTTCGGCCTCACCGACGGACAGCCTAAGACTTTAGACGAAATCGGAAAGGTCTACGGCGTCACCCGTGAGCGCATAAGGCAGATCGAGTCGAAGACGATGTCCAAGTTGCGTCACCCTTCGCGGTCGCAAGTACTTCGCGACTACCTTGACTAAGAAACTGTCTGTGCCACGGCACTGAGACTCAAGTAAAACAACCGGTCCTCCCATACAGGGGACCGGTTGTTTTTGTATTCAAGTCGTTCACGTCTAGATGACTTCGAATCTGGAGTCAGCACTCGTTTCTCGCGTGAAAGGTGCGCTTTGTGCGCGAGGGCGGTTAAAAGTGAAGGGGTTGCCCTACCTTGCCGGTAGGACAACCCCGAAAGTCTCAGTCACTCAGAAGAGCGGTGCTACTTCTTACTCTGCGTCGACGAGAGCTGGCTTTTCGTGAAGACGCTGTGTCTCGTCTTGCCACTCGATGGTCAATGGGCGAAGCTTCGCTTCAACAGCCCGTGCGTGATGTCCGCAGAAGAGTAGCTCTCCGCCGGAAGACTCCAACACGGCCCGAACGTAAGCCTGCGCACCGCATCGATCGCAGCGATCCAAACCAGTCAGTTCTCGGTGTGCAATTGTTGCCGTCATGGCGACCTCCTTTTCGATGTACCCATGTAACCAGTCTTCTGTCCGCTTTATTCGCATTTCGGGCAAAAGTTCGCTGAATGCGTACGAAACTGCAATCAAAGGTGACTCATAGCACCTCAAAGTGTTCATCTTGCAACAAAATGGAGACTCAAATGCAATGGGGCGGCGAGCCAACAAGGCCCGAATTTGGGGCAACGATAGACTGACGGGCGCGGAGTTTTCCGGATCGCACAGCCAAAACCCGGCGTGTGAATTCGTTTCATGGAAGTTCCCGGTCAGTGAAGGAGCGTAAACGTGGCATCGAACTCGGACTACACGGCGAGACATCTCTCCGTACTCGAGGGGCTCGAAGCCGTCCGTAAGCGGCCCGGTATGTATATCGGCTCCACGGACTCTCGCGGCCTCATGCACTGTCTCTGGGAAATCATCGACAACGCTGTTGATGAGGCCCTCGGCGGATACTGCCAGTCCATTAACATCATCTTGCACGCGGATGGATCCGTTGAAGTTCATGATGATGGCCGTGGCATCCCGATCGACATTGAACCCAAGACCGGACTGAGCGGCGTTGAAGTGGTCTTCACGAAGCTCCACGCCGGCGGCAAGTTCGGCGGCGGCTCCTACACCGCTTCCGGCGGTCTTCACGGTGTTGGCGCCAGCGTGGTCAACGCCCTGTCCACGCGCCTCGACGTGCAGGTGGATCGCGGCGGTAAGACCTACGGAATGTCCTTCCGCCGTGGCGAGCCAGGTCGCTTCAAGGATTCCGGCAAAGCGCGCCCAGACGCTCCGTTTGAGCCGTTTGAGAACCAGAGCGAACTCGATGTGGTGGGTCGTGCCAAGCGCGGCGTCACTGGTACTCGGGTGCGCTATTGGGCAGACCGCGACATCTTCACCAAGGACGCGGCGTTCATCCTCGCTGACCTCCAGGCCCGCGCTCGCCAGACGTCCTTCTTGGTTCCTGGCCTGCGCATCACCATTGATGATCAGCGCGCCAACGCGCCTGCAGATTTGCCGCGCCACGAGGAATTCCACCACGACGGGGGCATCTCAGAATTCGTCGAGTACTTAGCATCGGACACGCCAGTCACCGATACGTGGCGTTTCCACGGCTCGGGGACCTTCCACGAATCCGTGCCTGTCATGGACGAACATGGCCGCAGCAAGATCACGGACGTGGAACGAGTCTGCGAAGTAGACCTCGCGATGCGTTGGGGCATTGGCTACGACACCAACGTCAAGACGTTCGTCAACATCATCTCTACCCCTAAGGGTGGAACACACCAAGCTGGCTTCGAACAAGGTCTGCTCAAGATCATGCGTAAGGTCATCGAGCAAAACGCTCGGCGACTCAAAGCCGGCAATGACAAGATCGAAAAAGACGACGCGCTAGCCGGTCTGACCGCCGTGCTCACCGTTCGTCTTGCTGAGCCTCAGTTCGAGGGTCAGACCAAGGAAATTCTTGGCACCTCTGCCGTGCGAGCAATCGTTTCGCGCGTCGTGGAGCAAGAGCTCGGCGCCAAGCTCACCTCGAACAGCAAACACGACAAGACTCAAAGCGCTGTCCTGCTGGAAAAGGTCGTCAACGAAATGAAGTCGCGCATTTCAGCGCGCGTTCATAAGGAGACGCAGCGCCGAAAGACGGCTCTTGAATCGTCCACGCTTCCTAGCAAGTTGGCCGATTGCCGTTCCAACGATGTGGACCATTCCGAGCTGTTCATCGTGGAGGGTGACTCCGCGCTGGGTACCGCGAAGCTCGCGCGTTCTTCAGACTTCCAGGCGCTTTTGCCCATCCGCGGCAAGATCCTGAATGTTCAGAAGGCGTCCATTGGCGACATGCTCTCCAACGCCGAGTGTGCAGCGCTGATCCAGGTGGTCGGTGCAGGTTCAGGCCGTAGCTTTGACATCAGCCAAGCGCGCTACGGAAAGGTCATCTTGATGACGGACGCCGACGTCGACGGCGCTCACATCCGCACCCTGCTGCTGACCTTGTTCTTCCGGTACATGCGACCGATGGTGGAAGCTGGCCGCGTGTACGCAGCCGTGCCGCCGTTGCATCGCGTTGAAGTGATCAACCATGGCTCAACCGCCAACGAGATGGTCTACACCTACAGTGAGAAGGAACTTCACGTGGTGTTGGCGGATCTTGAAAAGCGGGGCAAGAAGTACAAGGAGCCTATCCAGCGCTACAAGGGTCTGGGCGAGATGGATGCGCAGCAGCTTGCTGAAACCACGATGGATCCGCGACACCGCACGTTGCGTCGCGTGAACATTGCGGATGCGCAGTCAGCTGAGCGAATCTTTGAACTGCTCATGGGCTCGGACGTAGCGCCTCGTAAGGACTTCATCATCACGGGTGCAGACCGAGTGGATCGCGACAGCATCGACGCCTAGGCGGCATTGGCCAATCGAGTCAGGAGGCGTTGAGCAAACGCGTCAAACGGCGCGAGTTGACCACTTCTTGAGGCATACCGGCGTCATCGCGCTCGGCCGAATTGGGGTGTCCGGCAATGGATCGCTCGAGGCGAGCTGCGTCGTCGTCCTCCGGGGAAATCTGACCGTCAGAGTACTGAATGGTTGCCGCCAGCGCGCGCAGCAAATCCGTGCGCGAGACTTCGCGAAGCGCGGCATCGTCGGCCAGCATTTCCATCAGTTCGCTCACCGCGGTACGCGCGAGGCGGGCGGTAGGGAGCCATGGCAACGAGCGATGCCAGGATTCAAAAGCCAAGATCAGCAGATCGTGGCGTTGGGTCAAGTGAGCGCGCTCGTGGGCTACGACGGCGGCAATCTCGTTGGAGCTGAGCGTGGAAATCAAACCGCGTGAGAGCACCGTGAGGGAGCGGCTGGAGCCTGGGACGCAATATGCAACGGGGGAGTCGTGGGGGATGACGAGTGCGTTAGGGGCGATGTCGCTCGGTTCGCTCAGGAGCGCCAGTAGATTGCGGTGACGCACACGCTTGCGAGAAATGCGGAACCACGTCATGACCAAGGTCAAAATCAAATGCAGGCCCAAGAAAACGCTGAACGCTAGAGCGAAGTGGCTCAGCGTCACCAACCAGACATTTGATTGAAGGCTACGGTTGACAAACGGCCATGCGCCGAACGTTAGACCCGCGCCGATCATGGTGATGCCACCGATCAAACCGACGGCTTGCCACGCCACCATTGCCAGTGCGGGAAAGCGGGACGGCCATTTCGCTCGAGAAAGTAGCACGGGAACAGGCCATGCAAGAGCGACAGCGATGGCGCCCATGATCGAGGCTGCGAGCAGCATAAGTGACTACGCTATGCGGATTCTTGGTTCAAGAGTCGACGGAGAGCTTCCGCGTCATCCGAAGACATGGTTCCCAAGAAGCGAGCAAGCACGGCTTCGCGGTCAACGGCCCGGTCAAAAGCCTGGCTCATGAGATCAGCGGTGTGCTCTTCGCGGGACTGAATGGCGCGGTAGCGGTGTGGTCGAACGTGGCGTTCGCGCGAGACGAATCCCTTTTTCTCCAGACGAGAGAGCACGGTCAGTACCGTGGTGACGGCCAACTCTTTGCCGTCAACGCCGGAAGACTGAGCGAGCGCGTCGCGAGCATCATTGGCTGTGAGAGAGCCGGAAGTAGCCCATAACAGGTCCATGATTGAGCGCTCGAGTTCACCGAGATTAGTCACACAAGTTCCTTAATGACATTCGATGGATGGCAGCGATTGGTGTAGCTGCCGCAATGTCTTCATCCATTTTAGCGTTATTTCGCCAATTGTTCTACAGTGGGTAGAAGTTGAGTTCTACGGGCTGTAGAACAACGACGTTCCCATTTTTTTCGCGAACTTTTGCCTGCGAATCGTTTCCTTGGAAAGGTCTGTTGATGGACCCCTTAGAGATTGCACGGTGGCAATTCGGTATCACCACCGTCTACCACTTCTTGATGGTGCCGCTCACCATTGGCCTCGGATTTGTGGTGGCTTGCCTGCAGACCGCGTGGGTGGTGAAGAAGAAGCCTGAATACCTCAGGATGACCAAATTCTGGGGCAAGCTTTTCCTCATCAACTTCATCATGGGTGTGGCCACCGGCATTGTGCAGGAGTTCCAGTTCGGCATGGCCTGGAGCGAATATTCGCGATTCGTGGGCGACGTCTTTGGTGCACCGCTTGCTATGGAAGCACTGTTGGCCTTCTTTGTGGAGTCCACGTTCTTGGGCCTCTGGATCTTCGGATGGAACCGACTCCCGAAGCTGGTTCACCTCGCGTGCATTTGGGCAGCCTCACTGGCAACCATCTTGTCCGCGTACTTCA
Encoded here:
- a CDS encoding proteasome assembly chaperone family protein; amino-acid sequence: MDLVKVDEQVAKTLRGQNLDMLVLLDGHMDAGHALSQIRETLLDELPARNVAIFDADSLIDHTSRRPRITFDNGQFVDYAPHRIAIDALTDGLGRDFLVLSGPEPSLHWERVSAAMSWLHNNLGINRTAFLGAVPMPVPHTRPITGTVHGNSAAPDGGAPQWPTPIVVPASLSQVIQVSLESDGKKTIGFTMHVPHYLSDNQYPKAALGGLEYMGAALGLALPTDELREQGRDVESKIAEQVAASPEIQAMVQNIEEQFDSHREGMRTQSLLLEGGEVPDGESIAAAASEFLRLELEERKSDPSPEHDGDHTA
- a CDS encoding MFS transporter, with amino-acid sequence MSIESSGPKKYLDTRVSWIVWSAGVFAYLVAVTQRTSFGVAGLDATERFHASAAILSVFTVLQYLVYAGMQIPVGILVDRFGPRFMVTAGATLMCAGQTVLAVADHVSLGYVGRALVGAGDAMTFISVLRLLPAWFSNKRIPVLNQVTGMVGQIGQLLSLVPFAAFLHVAGWTSSFLSLAALSLLAVILSFSLIRDMPPEVRAARGISGPRLKVRTMLSGAVREPATRLGFWTHWTTSFGLHVVLMAWGYPFLVAGQGLDPAAASGLLSIFVVMGFIAGPVVGSLTARYPIRRSTMALGSAWFSILSWTAVILWPGKAPLALLIILFVALAVGGPMSMIGFDFARSFNSPRIIGTATGVVNVGGFLGALLSIGAIGVVLDLVRAASGPDAPLYTLDSFRMAFAFLYIPYFMGLFFMWRLRKRVRSRMVEEDGVAIKPLHRLIYAGYLQRRQRKRRHM
- a CDS encoding DUF4192 family protein, with the translated sequence MTTPSDVLRITDAAGILAAIPHQLRFQPAESLVVVLATDDHWLATARVDLPAPDAGGVTEFDYFEAVADKVTAVSSMTRVFLAAYSERSDAARLVAAAAHSFVDHDVRVVDTWLVTAEAWFTLTCFHGECQRGYCEFAEAQKLELINLHEAHLHNIVRGSAPTEGPVVPSSRVIWQRRDAVRRHVAEFVQQGVFDFERAEILLLWLEYQELPLMTSLVRLQERPEVLGRLLASLHDIHVRDAVMTSFLVSDGDVRHFASLMPYDLAEDCTYLDAMATTSALGSGTPRWDRVDRCAELAQEMLSAAEGRELTALLSILSWVDWMRGRGSSALAIAQQALKNDENYSLASLMEDIVASGYQPHWVTEPGQAWRGNK
- a CDS encoding RNA polymerase sigma factor, which encodes MPTKTRQTVAEQVDESQLTPQQKSAITRRKNKEAAASAAGTAATDEGAAQKPAAKTTTRKTAAKSTTAKAATADAAEKPAAKRGRKSTKAEAPAVADDVEVTETVEDVHEDAEPEVIDDADVPDVEDVAADDDSADDEDSDKKDDEDEESSEVQASRAEERGGFVISNVDDDAPVAQVTVSGATADPVKDYLKLIGKVALLNAEQEVDLALRIEAGLYAEHKLAELPDDAEKRHRWDLEQIIHDGKIAKNHLLEANLRLVVSLAKRYTGRGMLFLDLIQEGNLGLIRAVEKFDYTKGFKFSTYATWWIRQAITRAMADQARTIRIPVHMVEVINKLARVQRQMLQDLGREPTPEELAKELDMTPEKVVEVQKYGREPISLHTPLGEDGDSEFGDLIEDSEAVVPADAVSFTLLQEQLHSVLDTLSEREAGVVAMRFGLTDGQPKTLDEIGKVYGVTRERIRQIESKTMSKLRHPSRSQVLRDYLD
- a CDS encoding DUF7455 domain-containing protein, whose protein sequence is MTATIAHRELTGLDRCDRCGAQAYVRAVLESSGGELLFCGHHARAVEAKLRPLTIEWQDETQRLHEKPALVDAE
- a CDS encoding DNA gyrase subunit B — translated: MASNSDYTARHLSVLEGLEAVRKRPGMYIGSTDSRGLMHCLWEIIDNAVDEALGGYCQSINIILHADGSVEVHDDGRGIPIDIEPKTGLSGVEVVFTKLHAGGKFGGGSYTASGGLHGVGASVVNALSTRLDVQVDRGGKTYGMSFRRGEPGRFKDSGKARPDAPFEPFENQSELDVVGRAKRGVTGTRVRYWADRDIFTKDAAFILADLQARARQTSFLVPGLRITIDDQRANAPADLPRHEEFHHDGGISEFVEYLASDTPVTDTWRFHGSGTFHESVPVMDEHGRSKITDVERVCEVDLAMRWGIGYDTNVKTFVNIISTPKGGTHQAGFEQGLLKIMRKVIEQNARRLKAGNDKIEKDDALAGLTAVLTVRLAEPQFEGQTKEILGTSAVRAIVSRVVEQELGAKLTSNSKHDKTQSAVLLEKVVNEMKSRISARVHKETQRRKTALESSTLPSKLADCRSNDVDHSELFIVEGDSALGTAKLARSSDFQALLPIRGKILNVQKASIGDMLSNAECAALIQVVGAGSGRSFDISQARYGKVILMTDADVDGAHIRTLLLTLFFRYMRPMVEAGRVYAAVPPLHRVEVINHGSTANEMVYTYSEKELHVVLADLEKRGKKYKEPIQRYKGLGEMDAQQLAETTMDPRHRTLRRVNIADAQSAERIFELLMGSDVAPRKDFIITGADRVDRDSIDA
- a CDS encoding M56 family metallopeptidase, which translates into the protein MLLAASIMGAIAVALAWPVPVLLSRAKWPSRFPALAMVAWQAVGLIGGITMIGAGLTFGAWPFVNRSLQSNVWLVTLSHFALAFSVFLGLHLILTLVMTWFRISRKRVRHRNLLALLSEPSDIAPNALVIPHDSPVAYCVPGSSRSLTVLSRGLISTLSSNEIAAVVAHERAHLTQRHDLLILAFESWHRSLPWLPTARLARTAVSELMEMLADDAALREVSRTDLLRALAATIQYSDGQISPEDDDAARLERSIAGHPNSAERDDAGMPQEVVNSRRLTRLLNAS
- a CDS encoding BlaI/MecI/CopY family transcriptional regulator yields the protein MTNLGELERSIMDLLWATSGSLTANDARDALAQSSGVDGKELAVTTVLTVLSRLEKKGFVSRERHVRPHRYRAIQSREEHTADLMSQAFDRAVDREAVLARFLGTMSSDDAEALRRLLNQESA